A window of Fibrobacter sp. contains these coding sequences:
- a CDS encoding type I restriction enzyme HsdR N-terminal domain-containing protein, whose amino-acid sequence MPDYLYDPIRKKDVPATPEEHVRQATVRYLLDQVKVPEHLIAVEFPLGMIDPKTEDRVDIMVHNFRAGATIDKPWLLVECKAPGEYNWPVLQQQLNKYLQFLTPNYVMLSLGDAVRYFALDPETKRFQKIDALPQFQ is encoded by the coding sequence GTGCCTGATTACCTATACGATCCCATCCGCAAGAAGGATGTTCCCGCAACTCCCGAGGAACACGTGCGTCAGGCTACGGTACGCTACTTGCTGGACCAGGTGAAGGTTCCGGAACATTTGATCGCGGTGGAGTTTCCGCTGGGTATGATCGACCCGAAAACAGAGGACCGCGTCGACATTATGGTCCACAATTTTCGTGCAGGGGCGACCATTGACAAACCTTGGCTTTTGGTGGAATGCAAGGCTCCTGGGGAATACAACTGGCCGGTATTGCAGCAACAGCTGAACAAGTACCTGCAGTTTCTTACCCCAAACTATGTGATGCTTTCCCTTGGCGATGCCGTGCGCTATTTCGCTTTGGATCCGGAAACAAAACGATTTCAAAAAATTGACGCACTGCCGCAGTTTCAATAA